From Marinoscillum sp. 108, a single genomic window includes:
- a CDS encoding translocation/assembly module TamB domain-containing protein: MKGKITFRSAVVLLRKLIFWSITGIAIFLVILILLLQTPFLQNYLANEVLSLINANTRQTAKFTNIKIKWFDFVEIKGLEVKDYQDNVMISASTIQVDYQLDHLLVEGDLWFDQIYLRDGALHMKKYEDTLNLNLIEFINDLRALAPKKQDTVSKASAPKLSLGKIRLDQFQFSYDNRLNDSLPQGKFDYGHFLLEIPGATFADFTIIRDTIQAEIRSLAARDPATGLTVEKLQTMFMLNSHEIDLSDLVLETRHSIIRDHFGLKYSDFSALSDFTNSVALDVNLVDARISKHDLAFFVDLPTDDFEVNISTQISGPVPRLSLSNLQLDFGIGTHLEGSFDFMGLPAIEETFIDARVKEALIYPQDVQVFTTASLKELEELGEISFSGRFLGFTNDFVANATFDTNEGKVYSDLNLKFPKGWEEASYSGKLKLDHFNVGKVIGDTMLVGRVNLEGKIDGQGLTQKNAKFYLDAEVFRSEIFGYEYEHIKANGQFSSQFFEGKLEITDPNCKVLTEGSVDLKQAPERVKIYSEIDTLDLFALGFTRTKWRINGRVDADLSGLNLDSLQGSVRIDDLGLVWSDDSLKLDSVKLNSSLIGRQRRIELILPELDVQLEGDFYFSQISSDIETMASELEAYFSPDYSRDPEKVSADQPVNSYSIDFQVRYHDISRYTNLIFDKDFYLSPKGVFEGTYYQRKNATLSIFAEIDSVYFNGFSFNQNTIDVNLSKDLDSAGIIASVFIDSQKQAWKDNPPTKNLSIEAVWFDDKINFYTSIAQPENNSSADINGEMKLSDDRLTFNFLPSKLVAFGERWYFNPYNKITLTEKELVFDRMELYQNDQSILLKGIYTDSAATNLNLSFKNFDLKALGALLPVSLGGVLDATVDLIREDIQSPFILDSDLNVNAFELNEFVVGNVAGRSKWNPGRRGLEIDFGVQREAINTITIAGMYIPGDSLEQLDIKAEFNQANLQLLDPFLQGLFSDIGGFADGEIAITGSTRYPVLNGSSSVSNGRFTFDYLGTTYSFDGDLSFDNKAINFNGIKLRDRDDDRATLSGAIYHRGFRELEVDINMAVRDFQLLNTTASENSLYYGTANATGDISIAGPVEDLIIKAKATTEKGTKLFIPLSESSEITQKDYISFVDFSDTTNTFNIDEIVKNSISGIRLDFEIDVTPDAYVELIFDIRTGDIIRGRGNGNLKMFLDTNGEFELFGDLSITEGAYNFTIPALGINKEFTVSAGSTISWYGDPYSGILNLNANYRQLASFDEFDGTADASAVSQKYPVLVVLKLQGEMLSPRIDFEIKLEDSQSSPTSDVQRALSVMNNNEQELKRQVFSLLILRKFYRQSSFNVGGSDVGGSLSEFLSNQFSYFISQVDENLEVDVDLSSLDANAFNTFQLRLSYTFMDGRLRVSGGGAIPSSGADDPSTNDVIGDWSIRYLLTPDGHFRVKAFSKTEQIANDLQRETGVSFQYIKSFDDLRELLTRTREAAISSKPKDMSKERAANEEG, translated from the coding sequence TTGAAGGGAAAGATTACATTCAGAAGTGCAGTTGTTTTGCTCAGAAAGCTGATTTTCTGGAGCATCACTGGCATTGCTATTTTCCTCGTCATCTTGATTTTGCTATTGCAAACCCCCTTCTTACAAAATTATCTTGCCAATGAGGTGCTGTCATTAATCAATGCAAACACCCGGCAAACCGCAAAGTTTACAAACATTAAGATCAAATGGTTTGATTTTGTGGAAATAAAAGGGCTGGAAGTGAAAGATTATCAGGACAATGTGATGATTTCGGCCAGTACCATTCAGGTGGATTATCAATTGGATCATTTGCTGGTAGAGGGGGATTTGTGGTTTGATCAGATTTATTTGAGAGACGGTGCCTTGCATATGAAAAAATATGAGGACACACTCAACCTCAACCTTATTGAGTTTATTAATGACCTAAGGGCGCTGGCCCCCAAAAAGCAGGATACCGTGTCCAAAGCTTCCGCGCCAAAGTTGTCTCTCGGCAAGATCCGACTCGATCAATTTCAGTTTTCATACGACAATCGATTGAATGATAGCCTACCTCAGGGGAAGTTTGATTACGGGCATTTCTTGCTGGAGATACCAGGAGCTACGTTTGCTGATTTCACGATAATACGTGATACCATTCAGGCCGAAATCAGATCCCTGGCTGCGAGAGATCCCGCTACAGGTCTGACAGTGGAAAAGTTGCAAACCATGTTTATGCTGAATAGTCATGAGATTGATTTGAGTGATTTGGTACTGGAGACTCGTCATTCTATTATAAGGGATCATTTTGGCTTAAAGTATTCAGATTTTTCAGCGCTTTCAGACTTCACCAATAGCGTAGCACTTGATGTGAATTTGGTGGATGCTCGCATTTCGAAGCATGACCTTGCTTTTTTCGTTGATTTGCCCACTGATGATTTTGAAGTGAATATATCCACTCAGATTTCTGGTCCCGTTCCCAGGCTTTCATTGAGTAACCTCCAATTGGATTTTGGAATAGGAACACACCTGGAGGGAAGTTTTGATTTTATGGGACTGCCGGCCATAGAGGAGACGTTTATTGACGCCAGGGTGAAGGAGGCGTTGATTTATCCACAGGATGTGCAGGTCTTCACTACTGCTTCGCTGAAGGAATTGGAAGAATTGGGTGAAATTAGTTTTTCCGGGAGATTCTTGGGATTTACCAACGATTTTGTTGCGAACGCCACTTTTGATACAAATGAAGGCAAGGTCTATTCCGATTTAAACCTAAAATTCCCAAAGGGATGGGAAGAAGCCAGCTATTCGGGAAAGCTGAAACTCGATCACTTTAATGTGGGCAAAGTCATTGGAGATACAATGCTGGTGGGGAGGGTGAACCTGGAAGGCAAAATAGATGGACAGGGCCTGACCCAGAAGAATGCCAAGTTCTATTTGGATGCAGAAGTGTTTAGATCTGAAATTTTCGGGTACGAGTATGAACATATCAAAGCCAATGGCCAGTTCTCTTCGCAGTTTTTTGAAGGGAAGTTGGAGATTACCGATCCTAACTGTAAGGTACTGACCGAAGGTAGTGTGGATTTGAAGCAGGCTCCTGAAAGGGTAAAAATCTACTCAGAGATAGATACACTTGACTTGTTCGCTTTGGGCTTTACCAGGACAAAATGGAGAATCAATGGAAGGGTGGATGCGGATCTTAGCGGGCTTAATCTGGATAGCCTGCAGGGTAGTGTGAGAATAGACGATTTAGGTTTGGTATGGTCGGATGATTCACTGAAACTTGATTCGGTGAAGCTCAACTCTTCCTTGATAGGGCGGCAGAGACGGATTGAATTGATCCTACCAGAACTGGATGTCCAGTTGGAGGGGGATTTTTACTTCTCACAGATATCTTCGGATATTGAAACAATGGCCTCTGAATTAGAGGCCTATTTCAGCCCTGATTACTCCAGAGATCCTGAGAAAGTATCCGCTGACCAACCAGTGAATAGCTACTCTATTGATTTTCAGGTTAGGTATCATGACATTTCCAGATATACCAATTTGATTTTCGATAAGGATTTTTATTTGTCTCCTAAAGGAGTGTTTGAGGGTACTTATTATCAAAGGAAAAATGCCACGTTGTCCATCTTCGCAGAAATTGATTCCGTGTATTTTAATGGTTTTTCGTTTAATCAAAACACGATTGATGTGAACCTGTCAAAAGACCTGGATTCCGCCGGGATCATCGCCTCAGTCTTTATCGATTCGCAAAAGCAGGCGTGGAAAGATAACCCACCTACCAAGAATTTGTCTATAGAAGCTGTTTGGTTTGATGATAAGATCAATTTCTACACCAGTATTGCGCAACCAGAGAATAATAGTTCGGCCGACATCAATGGTGAAATGAAATTATCAGATGACCGGCTTACCTTCAATTTCCTCCCATCTAAATTAGTGGCTTTCGGTGAGCGTTGGTATTTTAACCCTTATAACAAGATCACGCTGACCGAGAAGGAATTGGTGTTTGATAGGATGGAGCTGTATCAAAATGATCAATCGATACTGCTAAAAGGCATCTATACAGACAGTGCTGCCACCAACCTGAATTTATCTTTTAAAAACTTTGATCTAAAGGCTCTGGGAGCCCTACTGCCCGTCAGTCTGGGCGGCGTATTGGACGCCACAGTGGACCTCATAAGGGAAGATATTCAAAGCCCATTTATTCTCGATAGTGACTTGAATGTAAACGCCTTCGAATTGAACGAATTTGTGGTGGGGAATGTAGCCGGGAGATCCAAATGGAACCCAGGTAGACGTGGGTTGGAAATTGATTTTGGAGTGCAGAGAGAAGCCATTAACACCATTACCATCGCCGGCATGTACATTCCCGGGGACTCTCTGGAGCAGCTGGATATTAAGGCAGAATTTAATCAAGCGAACTTGCAGTTGTTGGATCCATTCCTGCAGGGTTTGTTTTCGGATATAGGTGGGTTTGCGGATGGTGAGATTGCAATCACGGGATCTACCAGGTATCCTGTCCTGAACGGCTCCAGTAGCGTTTCCAATGGGCGATTTACTTTTGATTATCTGGGAACTACCTACTCTTTCGACGGGGATTTGTCTTTCGATAACAAGGCCATTAATTTCAATGGAATCAAGCTGAGAGATCGTGACGATGACAGGGCCACTTTGAGTGGCGCCATCTATCATCGAGGATTCCGCGAACTGGAAGTGGATATCAATATGGCCGTGAGGGATTTTCAGCTCTTGAATACCACGGCCTCTGAAAATAGTTTGTATTATGGTACCGCCAACGCGACCGGGGATATCAGTATCGCAGGACCTGTGGAGGATCTGATCATCAAGGCGAAAGCTACTACAGAGAAAGGGACCAAACTATTTATACCCCTTTCCGAAAGTAGTGAGATTACCCAAAAGGATTACATCTCATTCGTCGATTTCTCTGATACCACCAACACTTTTAATATTGATGAAATCGTCAAAAACAGCATTTCAGGCATTCGATTGGATTTTGAAATAGATGTGACTCCTGATGCATATGTGGAGCTGATTTTTGATATCAGAACAGGAGACATTATTCGGGGCAGGGGCAATGGTAACCTCAAAATGTTTTTGGATACCAATGGAGAATTCGAGCTGTTTGGCGACCTCAGCATTACTGAAGGGGCCTATAATTTCACCATTCCAGCCCTTGGTATCAACAAGGAATTCACGGTATCTGCCGGGAGTACCATTTCTTGGTATGGAGATCCCTATTCCGGTATTCTAAACCTCAATGCGAACTACAGACAATTGGCTTCTTTTGATGAGTTTGATGGAACTGCTGATGCGAGTGCAGTCAGTCAAAAGTATCCGGTGCTGGTAGTGTTGAAGTTGCAGGGTGAAATGCTTTCTCCGCGTATCGACTTTGAAATCAAGCTGGAAGATTCTCAGTCTTCCCCTACCTCCGACGTGCAGCGCGCGCTGAGTGTTATGAATAACAATGAGCAGGAACTCAAGCGACAGGTATTTAGCTTACTTATTCTGCGTAAGTTTTACAGGCAGTCTAGCTTCAATGTGGGCGGTAGCGATGTGGGCGGTAGTCTCAGCGAGTTTCTTTCCAATCAGTTTTCTTACTTCATCAGTCAGGTAGATGAAAACCTGGAGGTAGATGTAGACCTCTCTTCTCTTGATGCCAACGCTTTCAATACGTTTCAGCTTCGGCTGTCATACACCTTCATGGATGGACGCTTGCGTGTAAGTGGAGGTGGGGCCATACCGAGTAGTGGAGCGGATGATCCCAGCACAAATGATGTGATTGGCGATTGGTCCATCCGGTATTTGTTAACACCAGATGGCCACTTTAGGGTGAAGGCCTTTAGTAAAACCGAACAAATAGCGAACGATTTGCAGCGGGAAACCGGGGTGAGCTTTCAGTACATCAAGTCCTTTGATGACCTGAGGGAATTGCTCACACGTACCCGGGAAGCTGCTATCTCCAGCAAGCCTAAAGATATGAGCAAGGAACGGGCTGCCAATGAGGAGGGATAA
- the tsaD gene encoding tRNA (adenosine(37)-N6)-threonylcarbamoyltransferase complex transferase subunit TsaD: MSTTILGIESSCDETAAAVCKDGKIINNIIATQSIHESYGGVVPELASRAHQKNLIPVINEALVAADIKMSDLDAIAYTQGPGLLGALLVGSSFAKTAAMALGIPIIPINHMQAHVLAHFIEDPIPEFPFLCLTVSGGHTQIVRVNNHLDMSIIGQSKDDAVGEAFDKCAKLLGVGYPGGPKIDQLAKTGDAKRFTFPHSDIPDLDYSFSGIKTAFMYFLRDGMKKNDQFINENINDLAASLQGTLIDMLFVKLKLAAKREKIKNIAIAGGVSANSGLRNRLLTDADKYGWKVFIPKFEYCTDNAAMIATAGYYHLQAGKTGTLRDSPQPRMSFS; encoded by the coding sequence ATGAGTACCACGATATTAGGTATAGAGTCATCTTGCGATGAAACCGCCGCTGCTGTGTGCAAAGATGGAAAAATAATCAATAACATAATTGCAACTCAATCCATCCATGAAAGTTACGGAGGGGTAGTCCCTGAACTGGCATCCCGTGCACATCAAAAGAATCTCATTCCGGTGATTAACGAAGCATTGGTGGCTGCCGATATAAAAATGTCTGATTTAGATGCCATTGCCTACACACAAGGGCCAGGGCTACTCGGTGCGCTCCTTGTGGGAAGCTCATTTGCTAAAACAGCAGCCATGGCGCTGGGCATACCCATTATCCCCATCAATCACATGCAGGCTCATGTACTGGCGCACTTTATCGAAGATCCTATCCCGGAGTTCCCCTTTCTATGTCTTACAGTTAGCGGAGGGCACACGCAGATTGTAAGGGTAAACAACCACCTGGATATGTCCATCATCGGCCAGAGCAAAGATGACGCTGTTGGTGAAGCTTTTGATAAGTGTGCGAAATTATTGGGTGTGGGATACCCAGGCGGACCAAAAATTGATCAACTGGCCAAAACAGGAGATGCTAAAAGGTTCACTTTTCCGCATAGTGACATTCCCGACCTGGATTATTCGTTTTCCGGTATCAAAACTGCCTTCATGTATTTCCTGAGGGATGGCATGAAAAAGAACGATCAATTCATCAACGAAAACATCAACGACCTGGCAGCAAGCCTGCAAGGCACCCTCATCGATATGCTCTTTGTGAAACTCAAACTGGCAGCAAAAAGAGAGAAAATAAAAAACATAGCCATTGCCGGAGGTGTTTCAGCTAACAGCGGCCTGAGAAATCGGCTGCTCACAGATGCTGATAAATATGGATGGAAGGTTTTTATTCCCAAATTTGAGTACTGTACGGATAATGCGGCCATGATCGCCACGGCAGGCTATTACCACTTGCAAGCAGGTAAAACCGGTACGCTCCGGGACAGCCCTCAGCCGAGAATGTCATTTTCCTAG
- the smpB gene encoding SsrA-binding protein SmpB: MAKDTSRFSNNISIKNRKASYEYEFIDKYEAGIVLKGTEIKSIREGKASVQEAYCYLKNDEVFIKSMNISPYSNSSFANHEITRDRKLLLKKKEVEKIKTKTEEKGLTIVPTKMYINSRGFAKVEIAVARGKKLFDKRDSIKKKDQDRELKRLKI; the protein is encoded by the coding sequence ATGGCAAAAGACACCTCACGTTTTTCTAATAACATTTCGATCAAAAATCGAAAGGCCAGTTATGAGTATGAATTCATAGACAAATATGAAGCGGGCATTGTATTGAAGGGAACGGAAATCAAGTCCATTCGTGAGGGCAAGGCAAGTGTACAGGAAGCCTATTGTTACCTCAAGAATGATGAGGTTTTTATCAAGAGTATGAACATCTCTCCCTATTCGAATAGCTCCTTTGCCAATCACGAGATCACTCGTGATCGTAAACTGCTCCTTAAGAAAAAAGAGGTTGAAAAAATTAAGACAAAAACCGAAGAAAAGGGATTGACCATCGTGCCGACGAAGATGTATATCAATAGTCGGGGCTTTGCCAAGGTGGAAATTGCTGTGGCGAGAGGTAAAAAACTTTTTGACAAGAGGGATAGTATCAAAAAGAAAGATCAGGATAGGGAACTCAAACGGTTGAAAATTTGA
- a CDS encoding HNH endonuclease, protein MSTVLVLNADFSPLTVCSVERAFLLVYLQKADTLSQVKEKTLRSVSREYPYPSVIKIHKYVNVPYKGVILTRHNVFKRDQFSCQYCGASKDLTLDHLIPKSKGGKSSWTNLVTACKNCNARKGDYRPEDVGLKLSSMPVRPSYVMFLRSTTKSLREDWIPYLERKAIA, encoded by the coding sequence ATGAGTACTGTACTGGTATTAAATGCGGATTTCAGTCCCCTCACAGTATGCTCTGTGGAGCGCGCATTTTTGCTGGTCTATCTCCAAAAAGCTGATACACTAAGCCAAGTGAAGGAAAAAACCCTAAGGAGTGTTTCACGGGAATATCCTTACCCTTCAGTGATCAAGATTCATAAGTATGTGAACGTCCCTTACAAAGGGGTCATACTCACCCGCCACAATGTATTCAAAAGGGATCAGTTTTCCTGTCAGTACTGTGGCGCCAGTAAAGACCTCACATTGGATCATCTGATACCGAAATCCAAGGGTGGGAAGTCATCATGGACTAACCTGGTCACAGCCTGTAAGAACTGCAACGCCCGAAAAGGTGACTACCGACCTGAAGATGTCGGACTGAAGCTCTCCAGCATGCCTGTGAGGCCCTCCTATGTCATGTTCTTAAGATCTACCACCAAGAGCCTCAGAGAGGACTGGATACCCTATCTGGAAAGAAAGGCAATAGCCTAG
- a CDS encoding biopolymer transporter ExbD: MSKFKKSSNTQQEIPTAALPDIIFMLLFFFMVTTVMRETDIMVKQQLPRATQLTKIERKSLVSYIYIGEPKNTAQYGNEPKIQTNDVFVEANEIVQFVSQEKDKLSEVERDQITMSMKVDVEVKMGIVSDVQQELREANARKVLYSSVKKAEI; the protein is encoded by the coding sequence ATGTCTAAATTTAAGAAGAGTTCGAACACGCAACAGGAAATTCCTACTGCCGCTCTGCCTGATATTATTTTCATGCTCTTGTTTTTCTTCATGGTAACCACCGTGATGAGAGAGACTGATATCATGGTGAAGCAGCAGCTTCCTCGAGCTACACAGTTGACCAAAATTGAAAGAAAGTCCTTAGTAAGCTATATCTACATCGGTGAGCCGAAAAATACTGCTCAGTATGGTAATGAACCTAAGATTCAAACCAATGATGTTTTTGTAGAGGCTAATGAAATCGTTCAGTTTGTGAGTCAGGAGAAAGACAAGCTTTCAGAAGTGGAGCGCGATCAGATCACTATGTCTATGAAAGTGGATGTAGAGGTGAAGATGGGAATTGTTTCTGATGTGCAGCAAGAATTAAGAGAAGCCAATGCAAGAAAGGTGCTCTATAGTTCTGTGAAGAAAGCTGAAATTTAA
- a CDS encoding biopolymer transporter ExbD: MPRGKKRPLPEVSSGSMADIAFLLLIFFLVTTTIANDKGITLLLPPKPDPNEPPPEVTKNDKNIYKILANSSDQLLVEDEPYKGTMEDLKREVKEFVLNFGDPTEEGIIVYNSLPSPMKAEVNRFGKRLDSSDDPTECVVSFKAARGTSYELYINVLDAINGAYNEIYAQRVGISVEEWLALDKDDDIQKDMYNRARSNIPRAISIAEPDK, encoded by the coding sequence ATGCCAAGAGGTAAAAAACGACCACTACCTGAGGTTAGCTCAGGGTCTATGGCGGACATAGCGTTTCTCTTGCTCATTTTCTTTTTGGTAACGACTACCATAGCAAATGACAAGGGGATTACGCTCTTGCTTCCACCAAAGCCAGACCCTAATGAGCCACCGCCAGAGGTGACGAAAAACGATAAGAATATCTATAAGATCCTTGCCAACTCGAGCGACCAGTTATTGGTGGAAGATGAGCCATACAAGGGGACTATGGAAGATCTGAAGAGAGAGGTTAAAGAGTTCGTTTTGAACTTCGGTGACCCGACAGAAGAAGGAATAATAGTTTATAATAGCTTGCCATCACCTATGAAGGCGGAGGTGAATAGATTCGGTAAGAGACTCGATTCATCAGATGACCCCACTGAGTGTGTGGTATCATTCAAAGCTGCTCGAGGTACAAGCTATGAGCTATATATCAATGTACTTGATGCCATCAACGGAGCCTACAATGAAATCTACGCTCAGAGAGTAGGGATTTCAGTAGAGGAGTGGTTGGCATTAGACAAGGATGACGATATTCAAAAGGATATGTATAATCGGGCAAGATCTAATATCCCCCGTGCGATATCAATTGCTGAACCTGATAAATAA
- a CDS encoding MotA/TolQ/ExbB proton channel family protein — protein sequence MKQLFTLLMLAGVFTFSSVNAFAQDSPDVASDTIAAEADSVEAPVEEEPVAAVVEEIVEPEEEADATFHQVVKEQFIDGGPEFMGIVLLCLILGLAVAIERIIHLNLATTNVKKLLTSVESALSSGGVEAAKEVCRNTRGPVASIFVQGMMRMSEGIEMVEKSIIAYGSVEMGKLERGMVWISLFISLAPMLGFMGTVIGMIGAFDAIAEAGDVSPSLVAGGIKVALLTTVAGLIVAVILQLFYNYLVSKIDSLVNSMEDASISLVDILVKHNLSK from the coding sequence ATGAAACAGTTATTTACTCTTTTGATGTTAGCAGGTGTTTTCACCTTTTCTTCAGTGAATGCATTCGCACAAGATAGCCCCGATGTAGCATCGGATACTATAGCGGCTGAAGCTGATTCCGTTGAGGCTCCTGTAGAGGAAGAGCCAGTGGCGGCTGTTGTTGAAGAAATTGTTGAACCTGAAGAAGAGGCTGACGCAACCTTCCACCAAGTAGTGAAGGAACAATTTATCGATGGTGGACCAGAGTTCATGGGGATCGTATTGCTTTGTTTGATCCTCGGATTGGCTGTTGCAATCGAAAGAATCATTCACCTCAACCTGGCCACTACCAATGTTAAAAAATTGCTGACCAGCGTAGAGAGTGCGTTGTCTTCAGGTGGTGTAGAGGCAGCCAAGGAGGTTTGCAGAAACACCAGAGGGCCTGTAGCGTCGATCTTTGTACAAGGAATGATGAGAATGTCAGAGGGTATCGAAATGGTTGAAAAATCAATCATTGCTTACGGTTCTGTAGAGATGGGTAAATTAGAAAGAGGAATGGTTTGGATTTCCCTTTTCATCTCACTAGCTCCTATGCTTGGTTTCATGGGAACGGTAATAGGTATGATTGGTGCTTTTGATGCCATCGCAGAGGCTGGAGACGTATCTCCATCACTTGTGGCCGGAGGTATTAAAGTAGCCCTTTTGACTACTGTTGCTGGTTTGATCGTAGCTGTAATCCTTCAGCTTTTCTACAACTACCTGGTGTCTAAAATCGATTCTTTGGTAAATAGTATGGAAGATGCTTCTATATCTCTGGTAGATATTTTGGTGAAGCATAATCTTTCTAAATAA
- a CDS encoding asparaginase yields MNYKIVNIRTTASVDPVDSILIIYTGGTFGMAYDESGALAPFNFGRVIDRIPELKGLELRLTVISFPEPRDSSNINSQDWQDMAYIIYENYAQYDGFVILHGTDTMAYSASALSYMLQGLNKPVILTGAQIPIGSIRSDARENLITALEIASAKNDKGPIVNEVCIYFNYYLLKGNRSQKIRSSTFAAFQSQNYPYLAESGIDIEYRLNYMWPHNARSKLKIKKEFDENVAILKIFPGINQQTVESIFNIKGLRGVVLETYGSGNTMNFPWFIKSLQKAIKKEIIIYNVSQCSGGEVIQGRYETSKRLNDIGVLSGGDITTEAAITKLMFLLGTEKSLDEVRKKLVIPLNGEMDN; encoded by the coding sequence ATGAATTACAAAATAGTCAACATAAGGACTACCGCCTCTGTAGACCCTGTTGATTCCATATTGATTATATACACTGGGGGTACTTTTGGTATGGCTTATGATGAGTCTGGCGCCCTTGCGCCATTCAATTTTGGTAGGGTCATAGACCGCATTCCCGAATTGAAAGGACTGGAACTGAGGCTTACCGTCATCTCTTTTCCAGAACCCCGTGACTCATCCAATATTAATTCGCAGGACTGGCAGGATATGGCCTACATCATTTACGAGAATTATGCTCAGTATGATGGTTTTGTGATTTTGCATGGCACTGACACCATGGCTTACAGTGCGTCTGCGCTTAGTTATATGCTGCAGGGGCTAAACAAACCGGTGATTCTCACAGGAGCACAAATTCCAATAGGATCTATCCGATCAGATGCGCGGGAGAACCTAATCACCGCTCTGGAGATTGCATCCGCCAAAAATGACAAAGGCCCGATCGTCAATGAGGTATGTATTTATTTCAATTACTATCTCCTGAAAGGAAATCGGTCACAGAAAATACGAAGTAGCACGTTTGCAGCGTTTCAGTCTCAGAACTACCCTTATCTGGCCGAGTCTGGTATTGATATAGAGTACAGGCTGAACTACATGTGGCCTCACAATGCCCGCAGTAAGCTGAAGATCAAGAAGGAGTTTGACGAAAATGTGGCCATTTTGAAGATTTTTCCAGGGATTAACCAACAGACTGTGGAAAGTATCTTTAATATTAAGGGATTGAGAGGGGTAGTGCTTGAGACCTACGGTTCTGGCAATACTATGAACTTCCCCTGGTTTATTAAGTCATTGCAAAAAGCGATTAAGAAAGAGATCATCATTTACAATGTGAGTCAGTGTAGTGGGGGAGAGGTGATCCAGGGACGATACGAGACGAGTAAGCGTTTAAACGATATAGGAGTTTTGAGTGGAGGTGACATTACGACAGAAGCCGCTATCACCAAGTTAATGTTCCTTTTGGGGACAGAAAAGAGCCTGGATGAAGTGCGCAAAAAGTTGGTCATTCCATTAAATGGCGAAATGGATAATTGA
- a CDS encoding TatD family hydrolase: MILVDSHAHIYTKEFKVDIEEVISRAREAGVDRIYMPNIDHESIEDMLELALKYPGFCVPMMGLHPCSVKKDFEKQLYEVEEFLSKGGFCAVGEMGTDLYWDKTLFEEQKEAFRIQCELAIRHQLPIVIHCRESIDETIALVKPYADRGLTGVFHCFTGTLEQANEVIDLNFKLGLGGVATFKNGGMEPVIRGVALEHILLETDSPYLAPTPHRGKRNEPAYTKIVAQKIAEILDREVAEIGEITSQNSKTLFR, encoded by the coding sequence ATGATTCTGGTAGACTCACATGCACACATCTATACAAAAGAGTTTAAGGTCGATATCGAGGAGGTGATTTCAAGGGCCCGAGAAGCGGGGGTAGATCGCATTTATATGCCCAACATTGACCATGAGTCGATTGAGGATATGCTTGAGTTGGCACTGAAGTACCCGGGTTTCTGTGTTCCCATGATGGGTTTGCATCCATGCTCGGTGAAAAAAGATTTTGAAAAACAACTCTATGAAGTGGAAGAATTTCTCTCCAAAGGGGGCTTTTGCGCAGTAGGTGAAATGGGAACAGATCTCTATTGGGACAAGACCTTATTTGAAGAGCAAAAGGAGGCTTTTCGCATCCAATGTGAGCTGGCCATAAGGCATCAATTACCCATAGTCATTCACTGTAGAGAATCCATTGATGAGACCATTGCTCTGGTGAAACCTTATGCGGATAGGGGGCTTACTGGCGTATTTCACTGTTTTACCGGAACTTTGGAGCAAGCCAATGAAGTGATTGACTTGAATTTTAAGTTGGGGCTGGGAGGAGTCGCCACCTTCAAAAATGGAGGAATGGAACCTGTGATCAGAGGGGTTGCTTTGGAACATATATTACTGGAAACGGATAGTCCGTATCTTGCCCCGACCCCTCACCGTGGCAAGCGTAACGAGCCCGCCTATACAAAAATTGTGGCCCAAAAAATCGCGGAGATACTTGATAGAGAAGTCGCAGAAATTGGAGAAATTACCTCCCAAAACAGCAAAACCTTATTTCGTTAA